In the Microthrixaceae bacterium genome, one interval contains:
- a CDS encoding Dyp-type peroxidase: MARHQYAVFADGTRAHHHVELKVRPGAKPDAIARALIEVRSVGADHLANGSVNLALGFGPHLWGELAPDRVPDGLRDFPGYRNETAGQDVPATQTDLWLWAHGSGPDTVFDVIRAAVAALDPVAEIVLDQPCFVYHDSRDLTGFIDGSANPDPDDAPTEAEIPAGQVGEAGTFAMTVRYEHDLEAFWALDVAAQEDVIGRSKSDSVALPAERRPSDSHITRAEAADASGDELVVYRRSVPFADATIQGLHFVSFGRDLDRFDLQLRQMYGLTDDGVVDRLLAFTRARTGSFWFCPSVEDLDAVAPLPPDPED, from the coding sequence GTGGCCCGCCACCAATACGCCGTGTTCGCCGACGGAACCCGCGCCCACCACCACGTCGAGCTCAAGGTCCGCCCCGGTGCCAAGCCCGACGCCATCGCCCGAGCCCTGATCGAGGTCAGATCCGTCGGGGCCGACCACCTGGCCAACGGATCGGTGAACCTGGCCCTCGGTTTCGGTCCCCACTTGTGGGGTGAGCTAGCTCCCGACCGGGTTCCCGACGGTCTGCGGGACTTCCCCGGCTATCGCAACGAAACCGCGGGTCAAGATGTCCCCGCCACCCAGACCGACCTGTGGCTGTGGGCCCACGGTTCCGGGCCCGACACCGTGTTCGACGTGATCCGGGCCGCCGTCGCCGCCCTCGATCCGGTAGCCGAGATCGTGTTGGACCAGCCCTGCTTCGTCTACCACGACTCCCGTGACCTCACCGGCTTCATCGACGGCAGCGCCAACCCCGACCCCGACGATGCCCCCACCGAAGCCGAGATTCCCGCGGGCCAGGTGGGCGAGGCCGGAACCTTCGCCATGACCGTTCGCTACGAGCACGACCTCGAAGCGTTCTGGGCGCTCGACGTGGCCGCACAGGAGGACGTGATCGGCCGGTCGAAGTCCGACAGCGTGGCCCTGCCGGCCGAGCGTCGACCGAGCGACTCTCACATCACCAGAGCCGAGGCCGCCGACGCCTCGGGCGACGAGCTGGTTGTCTACCGCCGCAGCGTGCCGTTCGCCGATGCCACCATTCAGGGCCTGCACTTCGTGTCCTTCGGCCGAGATCTGGACCGATTCGACCTTCAGCTTCGACAGATGTACGGGCTGACCGACGATGGCGTGGTCGACCGACTCCTGGCCTTCACCCGAGCCCGTACCGGGTCGTTCTGGTTCTGCCCCAGTGTGGAGGACCTGGACGCGGTGGCACCGCTGCCCCCCGACCCCGAGGACTGA
- the raiA gene encoding ribosome-associated translation inhibitor RaiA → MSGQGLQSCAGGVDATFAPGAIDVVAVYAPRHNSTRAGGPLVQVTVSRRNTDVPEKLRTMAEEKIGRLSRFLDGLDHAEVHFWEHKNPRIADKEVCEVTIEGRGHHVRCKVQAADGYQAVDKAYAKLEQQLLKLKTKLNNRNHGAPKAHKGVGALGAAVSAAEVAAAVAEPELDVADEAVTELKIVKSKRFAMFPMAAEEAVERMELLGHGFFFFTNAETSRAAVVYRRDDGHVGLIDEAD, encoded by the coding sequence GTGTCTGGGCAGGGTCTTCAGTCCTGTGCTGGTGGTGTCGATGCCACCTTCGCGCCGGGAGCGATCGACGTCGTGGCGGTCTACGCTCCGAGACACAACAGCACCCGAGCCGGAGGTCCCCTCGTGCAGGTAACCGTCAGCCGCCGAAACACCGATGTTCCCGAGAAGCTCAGGACGATGGCCGAGGAGAAGATCGGGCGTCTCAGCCGATTTCTCGACGGTCTCGACCACGCCGAGGTCCACTTCTGGGAACACAAGAACCCCCGCATCGCAGACAAAGAGGTCTGTGAGGTCACCATCGAGGGTCGGGGACATCACGTCCGGTGCAAGGTGCAGGCCGCAGACGGCTATCAGGCGGTGGACAAGGCCTACGCCAAACTCGAACAGCAGCTACTGAAGCTCAAGACCAAGCTCAACAACCGCAACCACGGGGCCCCCAAGGCGCACAAGGGCGTCGGCGCGCTCGGGGCGGCTGTGTCAGCCGCCGAGGTGGCTGCGGCCGTGGCCGAACCCGAGCTCGACGTGGCCGATGAGGCTGTGACCGAGCTCAAGATCGTCAAGTCCAAGCGATTCGCCATGTTCCCGATGGCCGCCGAGGAGGCGGTAGAGCGCATGGAACTGCTCGGCCACGGGTTCTTCTTCTTCACCAACGCGGAGACCAGCCGGGCTGCGGTGGTCTACCGCCGAGACGACGGCCACGTCGGCCTGATCGACGAGGCCGACTGA
- a CDS encoding ComF family protein, producing MKLLRPSAPIAPLPGVTACRAVLDYEGIARDLVARVKYRNQRQILVWLARAMTRLVEPGAADVVTWAPTTPARRRARGFDHAELLARRVGRGLGLPAVRLLDRVEGPAQTGGTRSQRWAAPSFSPRVPVSGLTVIVVDDVITTGATMAAAASALRRGGAAAVVGLAAAHTR from the coding sequence GTGAAGCTTCTCCGTCCATCGGCGCCCATCGCCCCTCTACCTGGGGTCACAGCTTGTCGGGCCGTTCTCGACTACGAGGGGATTGCCAGGGATCTGGTGGCCCGGGTCAAGTACCGCAACCAGCGACAGATCCTGGTCTGGCTGGCCCGGGCCATGACCCGCTTGGTCGAACCGGGGGCTGCCGACGTCGTCACCTGGGCACCCACTACCCCGGCTCGGCGTCGGGCCCGCGGTTTCGACCATGCCGAGCTCCTGGCTCGAAGGGTGGGGCGTGGGCTCGGCCTTCCGGCCGTGAGGCTTCTGGATCGTGTCGAAGGCCCGGCTCAAACCGGGGGGACACGCTCACAGCGGTGGGCTGCGCCTTCGTTCTCGCCCCGGGTCCCCGTGAGTGGGTTGACGGTGATCGTGGTGGACGACGTGATCACAACCGGGGCCACGATGGCGGCGGCGGCATCGGCCCTGCGCCGGGGTGGAGCGGCGGCAGTGGTGGGTCTGGCCGCGGCTCACACCCGCTGA
- a CDS encoding SDR family NAD(P)-dependent oxidoreductase → MEDLLGKVAVVTGAASGIGLALTRALLAQGAKVVMADIEVDALEAASVGLGSDAEVLTMVCDVSDPVQVEALRDAAVARFGTVHVVVNNAGVSSAGPVWTQSLEDWQWVLGVNLYGVVNGIRTFAPLLIEQGEGHIVNTASMAGLTSPPFMSTYNVSKHAVVTLSETLFADLALAGASGVGVSVLCPGWVRTRIHEAARNRPGSPDPDVDGPTAGFGDFVGALIADGLDPDDVADQVIDAILTRRFYILTHPDWMPMITGRVDRIVEGRDPAVAGLPEPAGEG, encoded by the coding sequence GTGGAAGACCTATTGGGCAAGGTTGCGGTGGTCACCGGTGCGGCATCTGGCATCGGGCTGGCGCTCACCCGCGCCTTGTTGGCTCAGGGAGCCAAGGTGGTGATGGCCGACATCGAGGTCGATGCCCTTGAAGCGGCCAGCGTGGGCCTGGGGTCAGACGCCGAGGTCCTAACCATGGTTTGCGACGTGAGCGACCCCGTCCAGGTCGAGGCTCTGCGCGACGCCGCTGTCGCCCGGTTCGGCACCGTCCACGTCGTGGTCAACAACGCCGGCGTCTCCTCGGCCGGACCGGTCTGGACGCAGTCGCTCGAGGACTGGCAGTGGGTGCTGGGCGTCAACCTGTACGGCGTCGTCAACGGGATACGTACCTTCGCTCCGTTGCTGATCGAACAGGGAGAGGGCCACATCGTGAACACGGCCTCGATGGCCGGGCTCACCTCGCCCCCGTTCATGAGCACTTACAACGTCTCCAAGCACGCTGTGGTCACCCTGTCGGAGACCCTGTTCGCCGATCTGGCCTTGGCCGGCGCCTCTGGGGTGGGGGTCTCGGTGCTGTGCCCCGGTTGGGTGCGGACGCGCATCCACGAGGCGGCTCGCAACCGCCCGGGGTCACCGGATCCCGACGTCGATGGCCCGACCGCTGGCTTCGGTGACTTCGTGGGGGCGTTGATAGCCGATGGTCTGGACCCCGATGACGTTGCTGATCAGGTCATTGATGCCATCCTCACCCGCCGCTTCTACATCCTGACCCACCCGGACTGGATGCCGATGATCACTGGTCGAGTGGACCGCATCGTCGAGGGTCGAGACCCGGCCGTGGCGGGTCTCCCCGAGCCAGCTGGCGAGGGGTGA
- a CDS encoding adenosylhomocysteinase translates to MPTLSPDDYKVADLALHGFGRKEIQLAEHEMPGLMATRAEFADAQPLAGARIMGSLHMTIQTAVLIETLVALGADVRWVSCNIFSTQDHAAAAVVVGPEGTIDNPQGVPVYAWKGETLEEYWWCTEQALRWPDGAGPNMILDDGGDATMLVHKGREYELAGVVPEPTEDDSEEWTVVLNLLKESVAKEPTRWTDVAAAILGVTEETTTGVHRLYQMFEAGQLLFPAINVNDSVTKSKFDNLYGCRHSLIDGLNRATDVMIGGKVAFVAGYGDVGKGCAESLRGQGARVIVAEVDPICALQAAMEGFQVARLEDVLDTADIFITTTGNKAIISAEHMARMKHQAIVANIGHFDNEIDMAGLARMSDVRKIEIKPQVHEFQFPDGHSVIILAEGRLMNLGCATGHPSFVMSNSFTNQAIAQIELFTKTDQYPIGVYTLPKVLDEKVARLHLDSLGVRLTELTPDQADYIGVSVQGPYKPEHYRY, encoded by the coding sequence GTGCCCACCCTCTCGCCTGACGACTACAAGGTCGCAGACCTCGCCCTTCACGGCTTCGGTCGCAAGGAGATCCAGCTCGCCGAGCACGAGATGCCCGGCCTCATGGCCACCAGAGCCGAGTTCGCCGACGCCCAACCCCTGGCGGGGGCCCGCATCATGGGCTCCCTCCACATGACGATCCAGACCGCCGTGCTCATCGAGACGCTGGTGGCGCTGGGTGCAGACGTCCGATGGGTGAGCTGCAACATCTTCTCCACCCAAGACCACGCCGCTGCGGCCGTCGTCGTCGGACCCGAGGGCACCATCGACAACCCCCAAGGGGTGCCGGTGTACGCCTGGAAGGGCGAGACCCTCGAGGAGTACTGGTGGTGCACCGAGCAGGCGCTGCGCTGGCCCGACGGGGCTGGTCCCAACATGATCCTCGATGACGGCGGCGACGCCACCATGCTGGTCCACAAGGGTCGGGAGTACGAGCTGGCCGGGGTTGTGCCCGAGCCCACCGAGGATGACTCCGAGGAATGGACGGTCGTGCTCAACCTCCTCAAGGAGAGCGTGGCCAAGGAACCCACCCGCTGGACCGATGTGGCCGCCGCCATCTTGGGGGTCACCGAGGAGACCACCACCGGGGTTCACCGGCTCTACCAGATGTTCGAGGCAGGGCAGCTCCTGTTCCCGGCCATCAACGTCAACGACTCGGTCACCAAGTCCAAGTTCGACAACCTCTACGGATGCCGTCACAGCCTCATCGACGGCCTGAACCGCGCCACCGACGTGATGATCGGCGGCAAGGTGGCCTTCGTCGCCGGGTACGGCGACGTCGGCAAGGGTTGTGCCGAGAGCCTGCGAGGCCAGGGCGCCCGAGTGATCGTGGCCGAGGTGGATCCGATCTGCGCCCTTCAGGCCGCCATGGAGGGGTTCCAGGTGGCTCGCCTCGAAGACGTGCTCGATACCGCTGACATCTTCATCACCACCACCGGCAACAAGGCCATCATCTCGGCCGAGCACATGGCTCGCATGAAGCACCAGGCCATCGTGGCCAACATCGGTCACTTCGACAACGAGATCGATATGGCCGGACTGGCCCGCATGAGCGACGTCCGCAAGATCGAGATCAAGCCGCAGGTGCACGAGTTCCAGTTCCCCGACGGTCACTCGGTGATCATCCTGGCCGAAGGCAGGCTCATGAACCTGGGCTGCGCCACCGGCCACCCCAGCTTCGTCATGAGCAACTCGTTCACCAACCAGGCCATCGCTCAGATCGAGCTGTTCACCAAGACCGATCAGTACCCGATCGGCGTGTACACCCTGCCCAAGGTGCTCGATGAGAAGGTGGCCCGGCTCCATCTCGACTCGCTCGGGGTGCGCCTCACCGAGCTCACCCCGGACCAGGCCGACTACATCGGCGTGTCGGTGCAGGGTCCCTACAAGCCCGAGCACTACCGCTACTAA
- a CDS encoding TIGR03619 family F420-dependent LLM class oxidoreductase — protein sequence MKFSIATAWIDPTELPAISREADRLGYYGLSVSDHVVNIETLRTPYPYSADGERRWKSFDPWVDPMVTIGALGAVTERLRFFTNVYVLPMRDPFTTAKTVATASIFTGGRVALGIGMGWCEDEFDLIGQPFRRRGARSDEMLEVLATLWQGGWVEHHGEFYDIPRLEMSPPPPAPIPILVGGMSDAALRRAARHDGWISDLISTDEAASCVATLEEMRSELGRTSDFDVVVSLNDAVTLDQFRRAEEVGVTNVLTMPWVYHGGFDLSLDQKLEGMRRFADEIVTPLAEG from the coding sequence ATGAAGTTCTCGATCGCCACCGCCTGGATCGACCCAACTGAACTGCCGGCCATCTCCCGCGAAGCGGACCGCCTCGGGTACTACGGCCTCAGCGTTTCTGATCACGTCGTCAACATCGAGACGCTGCGCACCCCCTACCCCTACAGCGCCGATGGAGAGCGGCGCTGGAAGTCCTTCGATCCCTGGGTAGATCCGATGGTCACCATCGGCGCCCTCGGCGCGGTGACCGAGCGGCTCCGGTTCTTCACCAACGTCTACGTCCTCCCGATGCGAGACCCCTTCACCACCGCCAAGACCGTTGCCACCGCATCGATCTTCACCGGCGGCCGGGTGGCCCTGGGGATCGGCATGGGGTGGTGCGAAGACGAGTTCGACCTGATCGGTCAGCCGTTCCGTCGACGAGGAGCCCGCTCCGACGAGATGCTCGAAGTCTTGGCCACGCTCTGGCAGGGCGGTTGGGTGGAGCACCACGGCGAGTTCTACGACATTCCCCGCCTCGAGATGTCCCCTCCCCCACCGGCGCCGATTCCGATCCTGGTGGGCGGTATGTCCGATGCGGCCCTGCGCCGAGCTGCCCGCCATGACGGCTGGATCTCAGATCTGATCAGCACCGATGAAGCAGCCAGCTGTGTAGCCACCTTGGAGGAGATGCGTTCGGAGTTGGGTCGCACATCGGATTTCGATGTGGTCGTATCGCTCAACGACGCCGTGACCCTCGATCAGTTCCGTCGGGCCGAGGAGGTGGGCGTGACCAACGTTTTGACCATGCCCTGGGTGTACCACGGAGGTTTCGACCTCTCCCTCGACCAAAAGCTGGAGGGCATGCGCCGATTCGCCGACGAGATCGTGACCCCCCTGGCCGAAGGCTGA
- a CDS encoding cyclase family protein, which produces MAGLPTELTELAARVSNRGRWGAEDQRGTLNLIDTAAVQRGVAAARQGRAFSLAIPFDSQGPQTGAIPGRDNPALTMNMVALPITGDPAGFTTSDDKMSMGVQAATHWDALSHVGYGGELYNATPASVVTVDGASRLGIEHFGPVVSRGVLLDIARLKGVDHFEDGYPITADDLDAAVDETGLTIEPGDIVLVRTGHMHFLRIGERDRYRMICPGLSTDTIEWLHRHDVGAVATDTFVLECFPSEDPAVMLPVHMIQLRDMGMAQGQIWFLDDLAGDCAADGQYDFLLTASPVPLTGSTGGIVVPTAVK; this is translated from the coding sequence ATGGCTGGACTCCCAACCGAGCTAACCGAGCTGGCTGCCCGGGTGTCCAACCGTGGTCGTTGGGGCGCGGAAGACCAGCGGGGCACTCTCAACCTCATCGACACCGCCGCGGTCCAGCGAGGCGTGGCCGCCGCCCGCCAAGGCCGCGCCTTCTCGTTGGCAATTCCCTTCGATTCCCAGGGACCCCAGACCGGCGCCATCCCCGGTCGGGACAACCCGGCGCTGACCATGAACATGGTGGCGTTGCCCATCACCGGCGACCCTGCCGGGTTCACCACCAGCGACGACAAGATGAGCATGGGCGTTCAGGCCGCCACCCATTGGGATGCGTTGAGCCACGTCGGTTACGGCGGTGAGCTCTACAACGCCACGCCCGCATCGGTGGTGACCGTCGATGGTGCCAGCCGGCTCGGCATCGAGCACTTCGGGCCGGTGGTCAGCCGCGGGGTGCTTCTCGACATCGCTCGACTCAAGGGCGTCGATCACTTCGAAGACGGCTACCCGATCACCGCCGATGACCTCGATGCGGCCGTGGACGAGACCGGGCTGACCATCGAACCCGGAGACATCGTGTTGGTCCGCACCGGGCACATGCACTTCCTTCGCATCGGCGAGCGAGATCGCTACCGCATGATCTGCCCGGGCCTGTCCACCGACACGATCGAATGGCTGCACCGCCACGACGTGGGGGCGGTGGCCACCGACACGTTCGTGCTGGAGTGCTTCCCGTCAGAGGACCCCGCGGTGATGCTGCCTGTCCACATGATCCAACTCCGAGACATGGGCATGGCCCAAGGGCAGATCTGGTTCCTCGACGATCTGGCTGGCGACTGCGCGGCTGATGGCCAGTACGACTTCCTGCTGACGGCGTCGCCGGTACCCCTGACCGGCAGCACCGGCGGGATCGTCGTCCCCACCGCCGTCAAGTAG
- a CDS encoding Trm112 family protein produces MALDPKLLEILACPDDKGPLLYFESEEALYNPRLKRRYEIRDHIPVMLIDEAVTVDDAEHERLMAKAKADNVRSTLSEG; encoded by the coding sequence ATGGCCCTCGACCCCAAGCTTCTCGAGATCCTCGCCTGCCCCGACGACAAGGGCCCGCTTCTGTACTTCGAGTCGGAGGAAGCCCTGTACAACCCTCGGCTCAAGCGCCGCTACGAGATCCGCGACCACATCCCGGTGATGCTCATCGACGAGGCCGTCACCGTAGACGACGCCGAGCACGAACGACTGATGGCCAAGGCCAAGGCCGACAACGTCCGTTCCACCCTGTCGGAGGGTTAG
- the manB gene encoding phosphomannomutase/phosphoglucomutase (converts mannose-6-phosphate to mannose-1-phosphate; the resulting product is then converted to GDP-mannose by ManC which is then used in the synthesis of mannose-containing glycoconjugates that are important for mediating entry into host cells) — protein MADLDAIFKAYDIRGTFPDQIDADTCRSIGAAFARFALDEGGPVPEILVARDMRPSGVELVVAFSEGARSQGVDVVDLGLASTDLVYFASGRRGAPGAMFTASHNPAQYNGIKFCLAGARPVGVDSGLDVVRRLVDSPPQATSQAGALRQLDLLGDFADHVRSFVDVSKFRPLKVVADTANGMGGLVVPAVFESLPFDLEILFPELDGTFPNHPADPIQPENQRDLCARVREVGADIGFAFDGDADRVFVVDEKGRGLSGSVTTAMVAAGVLAKEPGATVLHNLICSKVVPEVVRENGGTPVRTKVGHSFIKAEMATTGAAFGGEHSAHYYFRDNYRADSGLIAAMHVLELLCAADEPMSVLRSPYDRYADSGEINTQVSNPSKVIDSVAATFAASHPDATQDRLDGLTVDLGDWWFNLRPSNTEPLLRLNLEARTRDECDAHTSELLHLITKG, from the coding sequence ATGGCAGACCTAGACGCCATCTTCAAGGCGTACGACATCAGGGGCACGTTCCCCGACCAGATCGATGCCGACACCTGTCGGTCCATCGGTGCCGCCTTCGCCCGGTTCGCGCTCGACGAGGGAGGGCCGGTGCCAGAGATCTTGGTGGCCCGGGACATGAGACCCTCTGGCGTCGAGCTCGTGGTCGCCTTCAGCGAGGGAGCTCGTTCTCAGGGCGTGGACGTGGTCGACCTGGGGCTGGCCTCCACCGACCTCGTCTACTTCGCGTCGGGGCGGCGAGGTGCTCCCGGTGCGATGTTCACCGCATCGCACAACCCGGCCCAGTACAACGGCATCAAGTTCTGCTTGGCCGGCGCCCGCCCTGTCGGCGTCGACTCCGGTCTCGACGTCGTGCGAAGGCTGGTGGATTCACCGCCGCAGGCGACCTCTCAGGCCGGTGCCCTACGCCAGCTTGACCTTCTCGGTGACTTCGCCGACCACGTCCGCTCCTTCGTGGACGTCTCCAAGTTCCGCCCCCTCAAGGTCGTGGCCGACACCGCCAACGGCATGGGTGGCCTGGTCGTACCCGCCGTGTTCGAGTCGCTGCCCTTTGACCTGGAGATCCTCTTTCCGGAGCTGGACGGCACCTTCCCCAACCACCCCGCCGATCCCATCCAACCCGAGAACCAGCGTGACCTGTGCGCGCGGGTACGTGAGGTCGGAGCAGACATCGGCTTCGCCTTCGACGGTGACGCCGACCGTGTCTTCGTCGTTGACGAGAAGGGTCGGGGGCTGTCGGGTTCTGTGACCACCGCCATGGTCGCGGCCGGGGTGCTGGCCAAGGAGCCCGGAGCCACTGTTCTTCACAACCTGATCTGCTCCAAGGTGGTGCCCGAGGTGGTGCGTGAGAACGGCGGCACGCCGGTGCGCACCAAGGTGGGCCACTCCTTCATCAAAGCGGAGATGGCGACCACCGGAGCAGCCTTCGGTGGCGAGCACTCGGCGCACTACTACTTCCGTGACAACTACCGGGCCGACTCGGGCCTGATCGCGGCCATGCACGTGCTGGAGTTGCTGTGCGCCGCAGACGAGCCGATGTCGGTGCTGCGGTCCCCCTATGACCGCTACGCCGATTCGGGCGAGATCAACACCCAGGTCTCGAACCCCAGCAAGGTGATCGATTCGGTGGCGGCCACCTTCGCTGCCAGTCACCCCGACGCCACCCAGGATCGCCTCGACGGGTTGACCGTCGATCTCGGTGACTGGTGGTTCAACCTGCGTCCGTCCAACACCGAACCACTGTTGAGGCTCAACCTGGAGGCTCGTACTCGAGACGAGTGCGATGCCCACACCTCTGAGCTTCTCCACTTGATCACCAAGGGATGA
- a CDS encoding glycosyltransferase yields the protein MGEMAAPPRLSVIIPAYREGVRIADAVERIRADLSDHLDRRELEVVVVDDGSGDGTAEAASSADLVLTHGVNRGKGAAVRTGMLAARGRTRVFTDADLSYAPAQIVGLLAAVEAGADMVVGNRYHPDTHTTVPTSTLREVGGRLVNGATRLVLHQHRADTQCGLKGFRAQVAELLFSLTRVDGFAFDVELFMLAERYGLSVVEIPVELENSGRSTVRVVRDASLLMVDLMRMRADLKRGRYRAQPELVAGLATGTDSTIH from the coding sequence ATGGGTGAAATGGCCGCCCCGCCGAGGCTCTCGGTCATCATCCCGGCCTACCGCGAAGGAGTTCGCATCGCGGACGCTGTCGAGCGAATCCGGGCCGACCTGAGCGATCACCTGGACCGGCGAGAGCTGGAGGTGGTGGTGGTCGACGACGGTTCCGGGGACGGCACCGCCGAGGCCGCCAGCAGCGCCGACCTGGTGCTCACCCATGGGGTCAACCGGGGGAAGGGGGCTGCGGTTCGCACCGGGATGCTGGCGGCCCGAGGCCGGACCCGAGTGTTCACCGATGCCGACCTCTCCTATGCCCCCGCCCAGATCGTCGGACTGCTGGCGGCGGTCGAGGCTGGTGCCGACATGGTGGTCGGCAACCGGTACCACCCCGATACCCACACCACTGTGCCCACCAGCACCCTGCGAGAAGTTGGCGGTCGCTTGGTCAACGGGGCGACAAGGCTGGTCCTCCACCAGCACCGGGCCGACACCCAATGCGGCCTGAAGGGCTTCCGAGCCCAGGTTGCCGAGTTGCTGTTCTCGCTCACCAGGGTCGACGGGTTCGCCTTCGACGTCGAGCTGTTCATGTTGGCTGAGCGCTACGGGCTATCGGTTGTGGAGATCCCCGTAGAGCTGGAGAACTCGGGCCGATCCACCGTGCGGGTTGTGCGTGACGCATCGCTCCTCATGGTCGACCTGATGCGGATGCGGGCCGATCTGAAAAGAGGCCGATACCGAGCCCAGCCCGAGTTGGTGGCCGGGTTGGCGACAGGCACCGACTCGACCATCCACTAG
- a CDS encoding CPBP family intramembrane metalloprotease translates to MAAVDPDSMSAPLAPDRGEPRWGLGDALGGWLIAYSSASFLGLLILSAFGYTSEQIEANDIPLTMVALSYPPLWIGFVGIPVWAAAAKGSGWVTDFRARLRLKGVPIAALVGVLTQLVVVPLISAPMLWLTGTDIEELGRPARELGEKATSPGAVFLFVLVVAIGAPIAEELFFRGLVLRALEKRFGIRWAVVGSSVAFGATHFQFLQFPALTAAGLVFAWWVVRSDNLWAAVVGHMAFNLVTVVSLVWLN, encoded by the coding sequence ATGGCCGCGGTCGATCCTGATTCCATGTCCGCGCCGTTAGCGCCCGATCGGGGGGAGCCCAGGTGGGGTCTGGGTGACGCGCTGGGTGGGTGGCTCATCGCCTACTCGTCGGCTTCGTTCCTGGGCCTGTTGATCCTGAGCGCGTTCGGCTACACCAGCGAACAGATAGAGGCCAACGACATCCCGTTGACCATGGTGGCCCTGAGTTACCCGCCCCTGTGGATCGGTTTCGTGGGCATCCCGGTGTGGGCGGCCGCCGCCAAGGGCAGCGGCTGGGTCACAGACTTCCGGGCTCGGTTGAGGCTGAAGGGCGTGCCGATCGCCGCTCTCGTCGGGGTCCTCACCCAGCTCGTGGTGGTACCGCTGATCTCGGCCCCGATGCTGTGGCTCACCGGCACCGACATCGAAGAACTGGGTCGACCGGCCCGCGAGCTGGGTGAGAAGGCCACCAGCCCGGGCGCGGTCTTCTTGTTCGTACTGGTGGTCGCCATCGGCGCCCCGATTGCCGAGGAGCTGTTCTTCCGTGGTCTGGTGTTGCGGGCGTTGGAGAAGCGTTTCGGCATCAGGTGGGCGGTTGTGGGTTCGTCGGTAGCGTTCGGCGCTACCCACTTCCAGTTCCTACAGTTCCCTGCACTCACGGCTGCGGGACTGGTGTTTGCGTGGTGGGTGGTGCGCTCGGACAACCTCTGGGCCGCCGTGGTGGGGCACATGGCGTTCAACCTGGTGACGGTGGTGAGTCTGGTATGGCTGAACTGA
- a CDS encoding DUF3499 family protein, whose protein sequence is MRRSCARPGCGEPATVTLSYDYGGATVWLESLAPEGHPMTHDLCERHAARTNPPRGWNLVDRRALGGPLLFEAPLAS, encoded by the coding sequence ATGCGCCGTAGCTGTGCTCGACCGGGATGTGGGGAACCAGCCACAGTCACGTTGTCCTACGACTACGGAGGGGCCACGGTGTGGCTCGAGTCGCTGGCTCCCGAGGGTCACCCCATGACCCACGACCTGTGCGAGCGCCACGCGGCGCGGACCAATCCGCCCCGAGGCTGGAACCTGGTCGACCGTCGCGCCCTCGGGGGGCCCTTGCTGTTCGAGGCCCCGCTCGCTTCCTGA